Within Acidimicrobiales bacterium, the genomic segment GCGATCGCCACGTCGAGGCGGCTGGAGTCGAGGTCGTGGCCTGCGGCCACGACGGTGGCCTCGGTGGGGCGCAGGAACCAGGCGCCGTCGGTGGTGACCAACGCCAGCGACCCCGCGTCCTGCATGCGTGTGAGCAGGGTGTCGTCGGCCTTGCCCGCTTCGAACACCTCGAAGTGCGGCGCCAGGGCGCCGAGCAGGTCGAAGCCGTCGGGCAGCCCGGTGAGCAACCGGTGGATGGCCCGAACCTCCAACTGCTCCTCGGCCAGCTCGACCACGTAGGCCAGGATCGACCCCCACGGCCCGGGCCGGCCCTGTTCGCCCCGGTAGGCGTTGCCCACCTCGAAGCGGTGGTGGCCGTCGGCCACGATGATGGGCGCCGAGGCCACGGCCGAGCTGATGGCCTCGACGACGCCGGGCTGGGTGACCCGCCAGAGGCGGTGGTGCACGCCTTCGTCGTCGGTGGCCCGGGCCAGCGGCGGCCCGGCCACGTCGCACAGGGCCGAGAGGCCTTCAGCGGGCGAGAGGCCCCAGATGGGGGAGAGGTTCACCTGCGTAGTGCGCAGGATCTCCAAGCGGTCGGCCTTGTCCTTGGGCGTGGTGCGCTCGTGGGGGAGGATGCCGCCCTCGCCCGGCTGCGACAGTTCGAGGGCCCCGAGGATGCCCGCCGTCTGGCGGGGGCGGCCTGCTTCGTCGTGGAAGCCCATGCGGTAGACGTAGAACGAGGGGTCGTCCTGGGTCAGCGCCCCTTCGTCGAGCCAGGCCCGGAACAGGTCGCGTGCCACCTCGTAGCGGTTGCGGCCGTCGCCTTCCTCGCGGGGGAGCTCGACGCGCACGGCGTTGTACTCGCTGCGCTCGACCAGGCGCGTCCGCTCCTCCTCGTCGATGACGTCGTAGGGCGGGGCCACGACGGCGTCGACATAGCCGTCTTCGGCCGCGTAGCGGATGCCGGGGAAAGGTTCGAAGCGGGGCACGTGCAACTGCGTAGCAGAGCGTGAGGCAGGATCGCACCATGACGTGGGCGCTCGACCTCGACGGCGTGGTGTGGTTGGCCGATACCCCGATCCCCGGCGCGGCCGAGGCCGTCGACCGTTTGCGCCGCCGTGGCGAGCGGGTCGTGTTCCTCACCAACAACTCCTCGCCGACCGTCGACCACTACGTCGACAAGCTCGGCCGCATGGGCATCCCGACCGCCGCCACCGACGTGGTCACCTCGGCCCAAGCGGCGGCCCGGCTGCTGGAACCGGGCACCACCGCGCTGTTGTGCGCCGGGCCGGGGGTGGAAGAGGCGCTGGCCGAACGAGGGGTGCGGGTGGTGCGCCACGGCAACGCCGATGCCGTGGTGGTGGGCTGGCACCGAGACTTCGACTTCGACCGGCTGGCGGCCGCCACCGCGGCGATCCACGGCGGCGCCCGCTTGATCGGCACCAATGAGGACGCCACCTACCCCACGCCCGAGGGCGAGTTGCCGGGCGGCGGGGCGTTGCTTGCTGCGGTGGCGACGGCCGGCGGCGTCGTGCCAGTTGTGGCGGGCAAGCCGCACGAGCCCATGGCCGCGCTGGTCGCCGAGCGGGTCGGTGCCGTCGACGTCATGGTCGGTGATCGGCCCTCGACCGACGGCCTGTTCGCCCGCCGCCTCGGCGCCCGGTTCGCCCTCGTGCTCAGCGGGGTGACGTCGGCCGACGACCTGCCCGTAGTGCCCGAGCCCGACGAGGTGGCGTCAGGCGTAGCTGACCTGGTGGCCTGAGTCGGAGTCGCCGCGAGAGGCCAGGCGCCACACCAGGCCCGCCACCAGGCCGAACACGAATCCGCCGATGTGGGCCATGGCGGCCACGCCGGAGTTGGGACCGATGAAGAACTGGCTGATGAACCACAGCGCCAGCAGCCACTTGGCCGAGATGTCGCGGAACAACAGGATGAACCCGAGCAGGATCAAGGTGCGGATGCGCACATTGGGATAGAGCACGAGGTACGCGCCCATCACCCCGGCGATGGCGCCCGACGCGCCGATCATGGGGATGGTGCTGTCGGGGTCGATGGCCACCTGGGCGAAGGTGGCGGCGATGCCCGCCAGCACGTAGAAGACGATGTAGGTGACCCGCCCGCGCCGGTCCTCGATGTTGTTGCCGAAGACCCAGAGGAACAGCATGTTCCCGGCGAGGTGGAGCAGGCCCCCGTGCAGGAACATCGAGTACAGCACCGACAACCACACGCTCTTGTCGGGGTAGCACGCGTCGGAACCGCCCGGCTCGCACAGCACGTCGCTCGGCACCTCGAAGGTGCCTTCCACCTCGGCGTCGTCGAGCGGGT encodes:
- a CDS encoding DUF1015 domain-containing protein, with protein sequence MPRFEPFPGIRYAAEDGYVDAVVAPPYDVIDEEERTRLVERSEYNAVRVELPREEGDGRNRYEVARDLFRAWLDEGALTQDDPSFYVYRMGFHDEAGRPRQTAGILGALELSQPGEGGILPHERTTPKDKADRLEILRTTQVNLSPIWGLSPAEGLSALCDVAGPPLARATDDEGVHHRLWRVTQPGVVEAISSAVASAPIIVADGHHRFEVGNAYRGEQGRPGPWGSILAYVVELAEEQLEVRAIHRLLTGLPDGFDLLGALAPHFEVFEAGKADDTLLTRMQDAGSLALVTTDGAWFLRPTEATVVAAGHDLDSSRLDVAIASLPASTSVKFQHGVDNILRAVDRGDAQAGVLLRPATVQQIAEIGHGGDRMPPKTTFFNPKPRTGMVFRPVWE
- a CDS encoding rhomboid family intramembrane serine protease: MIPLKDENPTRTTPIVTLLLMAACIAVYFLVQPTGQTSFVDADAQDAQVREARFLLENAAIPNEITSGNPLDDAEVEGTFEVPSDVLCEPGGSDACYPDKSVWLSVLYSMFLHGGLLHLAGNMLFLWVFGNNIEDRRGRVTYIVFYVLAGIAATFAQVAIDPDSTIPMIGASGAIAGVMGAYLVLYPNVRIRTLILLGFILLFRDISAKWLLALWFISQFFIGPNSGVAAMAHIGGFVFGLVAGLVWRLASRGDSDSGHQVSYA
- a CDS encoding HAD-IIA family hydrolase encodes the protein MTWALDLDGVVWLADTPIPGAAEAVDRLRRRGERVVFLTNNSSPTVDHYVDKLGRMGIPTAATDVVTSAQAAARLLEPGTTALLCAGPGVEEALAERGVRVVRHGNADAVVVGWHRDFDFDRLAAATAAIHGGARLIGTNEDATYPTPEGELPGGGALLAAVATAGGVVPVVAGKPHEPMAALVAERVGAVDVMVGDRPSTDGLFARRLGARFALVLSGVTSADDLPVVPEPDEVASGVADLVA